Below is a genomic region from Candidatus Methylomirabilota bacterium.
CCTGGATCTCGGCCGCGCGGCGGGAAAGCTTGCGGGCGAAGTCCGGCGGGATCACGATGCCGACCTTGGCCGTGCCGTCGTCGATCAGGCGCGTGAGCTCGCGATGGCTGCGCACCCAGTGACGGACGTCGAAGTACTGGCTGTTCTCGAGCGCCTCGAGCAGCTTCCGCGCCTCGACGCTCCCGGACTGCTCGAACACCGCCGTGGGCACGTGCTTGACGTCGGTGTTGATGGCCCAGCCGAAGATGAAGACCAGGACGACCGGGATGAAGAGGATGAGCGTGAGGGCGAGCGGGTCACGCCGGAGCTGGATGAACTCCTTGGCGATGATGCCGTAGAGCCGGCTCAGCACCGCCTCAGGCGCCCGGGGCGCCGAGCGCGCGGAGCT
It encodes:
- a CDS encoding ABC transporter permease — its product is MLSRLYGIIAKEFIQLRRDPLALTLILFIPVVLVFIFGWAINTDVKHVPTAVFEQSGSVEARKLLEALENSQYFDVRHWVRSHRELTRLIDDGTAKVGIVIPPDFARKLSRRAAEIQVVVDASDPMVATSAMNAATALASDRSLRVLAETAEGTVLRRESPPVDFRVRAWYNPDLVSAIFIVPGLIGALLMQTTITAMAVS